In Fuerstiella sp., the following are encoded in one genomic region:
- a CDS encoding molybdopterin-binding protein codes for MIQICRNINCRFSVRQLPSGLWYRLLPVVLLCSPAGNAASSSADPPTTSYMIVVTGSELLKGDYADGHTHFLTRTMHPLGLRCIGSMSVDDQPGDIKEALEFATGKTNLVFVTGGLGPTDSDITRQILASFTGITLHEHPKVLHELEKRYKIPRDQLRSGLRRQTLVPTSGTYLNNAKGTAVGLVFESADSLIVALPGPPRELQPMVRNELLKYLGQRFDLRPAGCSLTLRFVGIGQSTIQQTLNDQVPLPPNTVPSSQFRNGRVDFTFSLPEDTPRHRDQLRQLKQKIIRHLGDYIYATDGSSLEDHVVKLLESRRQTLTIAEVGTGGGLISQVSSASNAENVLLGAFVAPTEDKLRVLLDESRDQPVEQTSDAEAAEQLASAAARFTHSHWSCAIGKIQREATGAIFVHVAVRTPDAQLKSQRVRLRAGDKRHSRLVTQLLNQLRQQLNGRNP; via the coding sequence ATGATACAAATCTGCAGAAATATTAATTGTCGATTCAGTGTCAGACAGTTGCCGTCAGGCTTGTGGTACCGGTTGCTGCCGGTGGTCCTGCTTTGTTCACCGGCAGGCAACGCGGCCTCATCGTCTGCGGATCCTCCAACCACCAGCTACATGATCGTGGTCACCGGAAGTGAATTACTGAAGGGTGATTATGCAGACGGACACACTCACTTTCTCACCCGCACCATGCATCCGCTGGGACTGCGATGTATCGGTTCGATGAGTGTTGATGATCAGCCAGGAGACATCAAAGAGGCGCTGGAATTTGCAACCGGCAAAACGAACCTGGTATTTGTCACAGGTGGGCTGGGCCCGACTGACAGTGACATCACCCGACAAATCCTTGCCTCATTCACCGGAATCACACTTCATGAACATCCGAAAGTACTGCACGAACTGGAAAAGAGATACAAGATACCGCGAGATCAACTTCGGTCCGGGCTGAGACGTCAGACGCTGGTACCAACTTCCGGCACGTATCTCAACAACGCAAAAGGAACCGCAGTCGGGCTTGTATTTGAGTCCGCAGACTCACTGATTGTGGCACTCCCCGGCCCGCCGCGTGAACTGCAGCCAATGGTACGTAACGAACTTCTGAAGTACCTCGGTCAGCGATTCGATTTACGACCGGCCGGCTGTTCGCTGACACTGCGATTCGTCGGTATCGGGCAGTCCACCATCCAGCAAACTTTGAACGACCAGGTGCCGCTTCCGCCGAATACGGTTCCTTCTTCGCAGTTCAGAAACGGCCGGGTCGACTTTACATTTTCACTTCCGGAAGACACACCCCGACACCGTGATCAGCTCCGACAGTTAAAGCAGAAGATTATCCGTCATCTGGGTGATTACATCTATGCAACAGACGGCTCGTCCCTGGAAGACCACGTTGTGAAGCTGCTCGAGTCACGCCGCCAGACACTCACTATCGCGGAAGTCGGCACCGGCGGAGGACTGATCTCTCAGGTGAGTTCAGCTTCAAACGCTGAGAACGTATTGTTGGGGGCCTTTGTTGCACCCACTGAAGACAAACTGAGAGTTCTGCTGGATGAGTCCCGCGATCAGCCGGTGGAACAAACCTCAGACGCCGAGGCTGCTGAGCAACTGGCCTCGGCCGCAGCCCGATTCACCCACAGCCACTGGAGCTGTGCAATCGGAAAGATTCAAAGGGAAGCGACCGGTGCGATTTTTGTTCATGTCGCCGTCCGGACTCCCGATGCGCAGCTAAAAAGTCAGCGTGTTCGACTGCGGGCCGGTGACAAACGGCACTCCAGACTCGTGACTCAACTTCTGAATCAACTGCGCCAACAGCTCAATGGAAGGAACCCATAA
- a CDS encoding sterol desaturase family protein: protein MATTQQEVEHSAATEIDDGSLSRDARGEWRPRILGKALPFRWPVQPRELFRFFLGFPGFLWPFGAAAHYGLAAVTWRFLQPGSAQLSNFSHLSVGWILPMYLRNLVMLLLVAGTLHIILYWRRLQGTRFKYNSRWPGTHSKIFLFNNQVRDNMFWSLASGATIWTVYEVLMLWAYGNGWLSFITLSGNPVWFVVLATILPFWQDVHFYVIHRISHWKPLYDAAHYLHHRNTNVGPWSGLSMHPIEHLLYFSRWAILFIVPSHPIHMFYLMQRPALNPALGHTGFDRILLKKDAESGMSVDSYFHYLHHRYFECNYGTITVPLDRWMGSLHDGTPESLERMRRKRRIPAE, encoded by the coding sequence ATGGCAACCACTCAACAGGAAGTCGAACACTCCGCAGCGACCGAGATTGATGACGGCTCACTGAGTCGGGACGCCCGAGGTGAGTGGAGGCCGCGCATTCTGGGTAAGGCTCTGCCTTTTAGATGGCCTGTTCAGCCCAGGGAACTGTTCAGGTTCTTCCTTGGTTTTCCCGGGTTTCTCTGGCCGTTTGGAGCTGCGGCGCACTACGGACTGGCGGCGGTGACGTGGCGGTTTCTGCAGCCGGGATCAGCACAGCTCAGTAATTTCAGTCATTTGAGTGTCGGATGGATCCTGCCGATGTATCTGCGCAACCTGGTGATGCTGTTGCTGGTGGCCGGTACGCTGCACATCATCCTGTACTGGCGCCGCCTGCAGGGCACCCGTTTTAAGTACAATTCGCGGTGGCCTGGAACACACAGCAAAATATTTCTGTTTAACAACCAGGTCCGGGACAATATGTTCTGGAGTCTGGCCAGCGGTGCCACCATCTGGACGGTGTACGAAGTTCTCATGCTGTGGGCATACGGCAACGGCTGGCTTTCATTCATCACGCTGTCCGGCAACCCTGTATGGTTCGTGGTGCTGGCCACCATCTTGCCGTTCTGGCAGGACGTGCACTTTTACGTGATCCATCGAATCTCACACTGGAAACCACTCTACGACGCGGCACACTACCTGCACCATCGCAACACCAATGTCGGTCCGTGGTCGGGGTTGTCCATGCACCCGATCGAACACCTCCTCTATTTTAGTCGCTGGGCCATTCTATTCATCGTACCGTCACACCCGATCCACATGTTCTATCTCATGCAGCGTCCGGCACTGAATCCGGCGCTGGGACACACGGGATTTGACCGGATCCTGCTGAAGAAAGATGCAGAAAGCGGGATGTCGGTGGACTCATATTTTCATTATCTGCATCACCGCTATTTTGAATGCAATTACGGTACCATCACGGTACCACTGGATCGCTGGATGGGGTCGCTTCACGACGGCACTCCGGAATCGCTCGAACGGATGCGAAGGAAGCGGCGAATTCCGGCAGAGTAG
- a CDS encoding cupin domain-containing protein, which translates to MQVTRTFFVILSTLSVVLPASGEDTNNAELLSGRIAHSDPSMYSTASSVHGGAGKLHYQGLLSRPAMNTNFIFLDCGVIPPKGGIGHHFHHKMEEMYVILDNEAEFTINGRTSLLQGPAGVPCKMGQSHAIYNPTDKPAGWLNFAVSSVKRNYDNFDLNDDRVGASLDEPPVFVAATFDRSLLQPVDRYHGGTGTVHYRRALAPAVFSTPWAFVDHLIIPPESGVGTRQHANIEEIYYIVRGAGSITIDGRSAAIRKGDAFYTLLNESYSITNNSTGDLELLIVGVAMDKDQLQP; encoded by the coding sequence ATGCAAGTCACCAGGACGTTTTTTGTGATCCTGAGCACTCTGTCAGTCGTGTTACCGGCTTCCGGCGAAGACACGAACAACGCTGAATTGCTGTCTGGACGGATCGCTCATTCAGATCCGTCAATGTACAGCACCGCTTCCAGCGTTCACGGTGGCGCCGGTAAACTGCATTACCAGGGCCTGTTGTCCCGACCGGCGATGAACACGAATTTCATTTTCCTTGATTGCGGTGTGATTCCTCCGAAGGGCGGAATCGGACATCACTTTCATCACAAGATGGAAGAAATGTATGTGATCCTCGACAACGAGGCGGAGTTCACCATCAACGGTCGTACATCACTGCTGCAGGGGCCTGCGGGAGTTCCGTGCAAGATGGGGCAGTCTCATGCGATCTACAATCCGACTGACAAGCCGGCCGGATGGTTGAACTTTGCCGTTTCATCCGTCAAACGCAATTATGATAACTTTGATTTAAACGATGACCGAGTGGGGGCCTCCCTGGACGAACCCCCGGTGTTTGTCGCGGCGACATTCGACCGCAGTCTCCTGCAGCCGGTTGATCGGTACCATGGAGGTACAGGGACTGTTCACTACCGTCGGGCACTTGCTCCTGCAGTGTTCTCAACTCCCTGGGCGTTTGTCGATCACCTGATCATTCCACCCGAGTCCGGAGTTGGGACTCGTCAGCACGCAAACATCGAAGAGATCTATTACATCGTGCGCGGAGCCGGGAGCATAACGATTGATGGCCGGTCAGCAGCTATCCGCAAAGGTGATGCCTTCTACACCCTGCTCAATGAATCGTACAGCATTACGAATAACAGCACAGGAGATCTGGAGCTGCTGATCGTTGGTGTGGCGATGGACAAGGATCAGCTGCAGCCATAA
- a CDS encoding FAD-binding oxidoreductase has product MSTSATLQSDGLPFWLDLYRPGYPSLDHDLSVDIVVIGAGISGLKLARCLSRYGLDVVVIEAGRVGDGASSRNQGCITYNVGSYGEFAKTHSRETARELWRLGMESHRCITEQIQEYEIECDYQVNGVFTFLRPDTPGWQDQLESFRTDCRMLGEDGFDAKVLDADETRERSGSPFPVAAFAHLEAAQFHSGKFVTGLARGLSNRDKVRIFENSRAQQIQRSGDTVKVQTADGVITAERVFLATNALVPQFIPGLEHGLRAERGQVFVTEPLTERPCQGCCGGQLAWWREVVEADGRFRLLFGGGRGRDEPDSLFPQFTKDGDPHPVLEKKGFSPSAEHQRRLDTQFAIFFPHLAGVRITHRWGGLQSFTCDDLPMIGEFDPSRRVHGIAGLSGKGNCFADVGAEYLAGRAAGVESDIEVRYGALMEKMLRPGRDGANWDSWETTHRI; this is encoded by the coding sequence ATGTCCACATCAGCAACGCTTCAGTCCGATGGACTCCCGTTTTGGCTTGATCTGTACCGCCCTGGATATCCCTCGCTTGATCATGATCTTAGCGTGGACATTGTGGTGATTGGTGCCGGTATCAGTGGTCTGAAACTGGCTCGCTGTCTGTCCCGGTACGGTCTTGACGTGGTTGTGATCGAAGCCGGTCGTGTTGGAGACGGTGCTTCATCCCGCAACCAGGGGTGCATCACTTACAATGTGGGCAGCTACGGGGAATTTGCAAAGACTCACTCACGCGAGACGGCACGTGAGTTGTGGCGGCTGGGGATGGAAAGTCATCGTTGTATTACAGAACAAATCCAGGAGTACGAAATCGAGTGTGATTACCAGGTGAATGGTGTGTTCACGTTTTTGCGTCCGGATACACCAGGGTGGCAGGACCAGCTTGAATCGTTCAGGACAGACTGCAGGATGCTTGGTGAGGATGGTTTTGATGCCAAAGTACTGGATGCGGATGAAACACGGGAACGTTCCGGCAGCCCGTTTCCTGTCGCGGCATTTGCCCATCTGGAAGCGGCACAGTTTCACTCGGGTAAATTTGTGACTGGTTTGGCGCGCGGTCTTTCGAATCGGGACAAGGTCCGTATCTTTGAAAATTCTCGTGCTCAGCAGATCCAGCGGTCCGGTGACACCGTGAAAGTGCAGACTGCCGACGGGGTGATCACTGCGGAACGTGTCTTTCTGGCAACCAATGCACTGGTTCCACAATTTATTCCGGGTCTGGAACACGGGCTGCGTGCTGAACGTGGTCAGGTTTTCGTCACTGAGCCGCTTACGGAACGTCCCTGTCAGGGGTGCTGTGGTGGCCAGCTTGCATGGTGGCGCGAAGTTGTAGAGGCTGATGGAAGGTTCCGGCTGCTCTTCGGCGGCGGACGGGGGCGAGACGAGCCGGATAGTCTGTTTCCGCAGTTCACTAAGGACGGTGATCCTCATCCGGTGTTGGAGAAAAAAGGATTCAGCCCGTCAGCCGAACATCAGCGCCGACTTGACACTCAGTTTGCCATCTTCTTCCCGCACCTGGCCGGGGTGCGGATCACACATCGCTGGGGCGGGCTGCAGTCCTTTACCTGCGATGATCTTCCGATGATCGGAGAGTTCGATCCTTCGCGCCGAGTGCACGGCATCGCAGGGCTCTCCGGCAAAGGAAACTGTTTTGCGGACGTCGGTGCTGAGTACCTGGCGGGCAGGGCGGCGGGCGTTGAGAGTGACATAGAGGTCCGGTACGGGGCGCTTATGGAAAAAATGCTCAGGCCAGGTCGGGATGGAGCTAACTGGGACTCGTGGGAGACGACCCACCGAATTTGA
- a CDS encoding MFS transporter, translating to MQTEKKQTLAVSAGVHATQDGLTSTVYVLLPILAQSLSLGYAQVGIVRAVYSGIMWVFEIPAGILAERFGERRLLVFGLMTAGLGYGILSTANTVYGVLFALLIAGTGAAFQHSLSSSLISRVFDGTRRRVALGTYNASGDAGKLLFTGVASLLFGVGIAWQVVVGGYGILALLASVGLWLVLRRRFKGAESVQPGDSATTAGWGITDRSGFRWLAAIVFFDIAVQDGFLVFVAFLMVEKNMPAGLAAFAVVATLAGGVIGKYICGHLSARFGVVRSVVLVEACTAAGIVGVILLPPVAAFVLLPVVGVVLQGSSTITYGSVSQFVDETRQSRGFAVIYSMANAASVAGPVGFGMISDFFSVGAAVGIMAIVTLLPLGMCGRLQAGLNRVATKGRP from the coding sequence ATGCAGACAGAAAAGAAACAAACCCTGGCAGTGAGTGCCGGCGTACACGCGACCCAGGACGGACTGACATCTACGGTCTATGTGCTGCTGCCCATACTGGCGCAGTCTCTAAGCCTGGGTTACGCTCAGGTGGGAATCGTGCGGGCGGTCTATAGCGGCATAATGTGGGTGTTTGAAATTCCGGCCGGGATCTTGGCGGAACGCTTTGGAGAACGGCGACTTTTGGTATTTGGTTTGATGACGGCAGGTCTGGGTTACGGAATACTGTCGACTGCCAATACTGTCTATGGTGTGCTGTTTGCATTGTTGATCGCCGGTACAGGCGCTGCATTTCAACACTCTTTGAGCTCCTCGCTGATCAGTCGGGTCTTCGACGGGACCCGTCGGCGTGTGGCGTTGGGTACTTATAACGCGAGCGGTGATGCCGGCAAGTTGTTGTTTACTGGTGTTGCCAGTCTGTTGTTCGGTGTCGGCATTGCCTGGCAGGTGGTTGTGGGCGGTTACGGGATTCTGGCACTGCTTGCCTCGGTCGGACTGTGGTTGGTTCTGCGACGACGTTTCAAAGGTGCAGAATCGGTTCAGCCTGGGGACTCAGCTACCACTGCCGGCTGGGGGATTACTGACCGTTCAGGATTTCGTTGGCTGGCCGCAATCGTGTTTTTCGACATTGCCGTGCAGGACGGATTTTTAGTGTTTGTTGCGTTTCTGATGGTCGAGAAAAACATGCCTGCCGGTCTGGCTGCTTTTGCAGTTGTGGCAACGCTCGCAGGCGGAGTCATCGGAAAATATATCTGTGGTCATCTGTCTGCGCGCTTCGGAGTCGTTCGTTCTGTGGTTCTGGTGGAGGCATGTACTGCTGCCGGGATTGTGGGTGTCATCCTGTTGCCTCCGGTGGCCGCGTTCGTTTTGCTGCCCGTGGTAGGGGTTGTGTTACAGGGGTCATCGACGATTACCTATGGTTCGGTGAGCCAGTTTGTGGATGAAACTCGTCAGTCGCGCGGGTTTGCCGTGATCTACAGCATGGCGAATGCGGCGTCTGTCGCCGGTCCGGTGGGGTTTGGCATGATCAGTGATTTCTTCAGTGTGGGCGCAGCAGTGGGGATCATGGCGATAGTGACTTTGCTGCCGCTGGGAATGTGCGGCCGATTACAGGCTGGTCTGAACCGAGTTGCCACGAAGGGACGACCGTAG